In Flavobacterium sp. N3904, one DNA window encodes the following:
- a CDS encoding GIY-YIG nuclease family protein: MKQSYVYILKCSNKTYYTGVTSNLAQRIFQHQSGFYPDCYTFNKRPVELVFYCEFTDINIAIEKEKQIKKWSQAKKEALINDDYDSLPNLAKKRFKL; the protein is encoded by the coding sequence ATGAAACAATCTTATGTCTATATATTAAAGTGTTCCAACAAAACTTATTATACCGGGGTTACGAGCAATTTGGCACAAAGAATATTTCAACATCAATCAGGATTTTATCCAGATTGTTACACCTTTAATAAAAGACCTGTCGAATTGGTTTTTTATTGTGAATTCACAGATATAAATATTGCAATAGAAAAAGAGAAACAAATCAAAAAGTGGTCACAAGCGAAAAAAGAAGCTTTGATTAATGATGATTATGATTCCCTTCCAAATTTAGCTAAGAAAAGATTCAAATTATAA
- the argC gene encoding N-acetyl-gamma-glutamyl-phosphate reductase — MINIGIIGGSGYTAGELIRILMFHPDVTIDFVYSTTNAGKPLSVAHHDLLGDIEMNFTDTVNPNVNVVFLCLGHGKSKTFLTENQFASHTKIIDLGNDFRLHKDEVFNGKKFIYGLPELNKTAIKNAQFIANPGCFATAIQLALLPLAKAKLLNSDVHINATTGSTGAGVGLSETSHFSWRNNNMSHYKAFEHQHLGEISESLHQLQNDFTNELLFIPNRGDFPRGIFATLYTTCDESLENIVAKYEAFYKNQPFVTVTKSGINMKQVVQTNKCIISLEKKGNRILITSVIDNLVKGASGQAIQNMNLMFGLEESTGLHLKPSGF, encoded by the coding sequence ATGATTAACATAGGTATAATTGGCGGATCTGGCTATACAGCCGGAGAACTCATCAGAATATTAATGTTTCATCCCGATGTTACTATCGATTTTGTTTACAGCACCACCAATGCTGGAAAACCGCTTTCGGTAGCGCATCACGATTTGTTGGGCGATATCGAAATGAATTTTACCGATACTGTAAATCCAAATGTGAATGTGGTTTTCCTATGTTTAGGACACGGGAAATCAAAAACATTTTTAACCGAAAACCAATTTGCAAGCCATACCAAAATCATCGATTTAGGAAATGATTTCAGATTGCACAAAGACGAAGTATTTAATGGTAAAAAATTTATTTACGGCTTACCAGAACTAAACAAAACAGCAATCAAAAACGCCCAATTCATTGCAAATCCGGGCTGTTTTGCCACTGCGATTCAGTTGGCTTTATTGCCTTTGGCGAAAGCCAAATTATTGAACAGCGATGTGCACATCAACGCCACAACGGGAAGCACTGGAGCTGGAGTTGGACTTTCCGAGACTTCGCATTTCAGTTGGAGAAACAACAATATGTCGCATTATAAAGCTTTCGAACACCAACATTTGGGTGAAATATCCGAAAGCTTGCACCAATTGCAAAATGATTTCACAAACGAATTGCTGTTCATTCCGAACAGAGGGGATTTCCCGAGAGGAATTTTTGCAACATTATACACCACTTGCGACGAAAGTTTGGAGAATATTGTAGCCAAATACGAAGCGTTCTATAAAAACCAGCCTTTTGTAACCGTCACCAAGTCTGGTATCAATATGAAACAAGTTGTCCAAACGAATAAATGCATAATTAGTTTAGAAAAAAAAGGAAACCGGATTTTGATTACTTCGGTAATCGATAATTTAGTCAAAGGCGCCTCAGGACAAGCCATTCAAAACATGAATTTAATGTTTGGATTGGAAGAAAGTACGGGATTGCATTTGAAACCAAGTGGATTTTAA
- the fahA gene encoding fumarylacetoacetase — MPITANDTSRKSWLDVLPDSDFPIQNIPFGVFLTKENIVTVGTRIGDFAIDLGALQQLNYFEGIELTDDMFMQDTLNDFISDGQKTWRLVRNRISDIFEESNTTLRDNPKHRDIIIFNMEDVEMQLPVLIGDYTDFYSSKEHATNVGKMFRDPENALLPNWLYIPVGYHGRSSTIIPSGIPIHRPMGQTLPNGETSPVFGPSRLVDFELETAFITTDVNVMGENVPVGETEDYIFGMVLLNDWSARDIQKWEYVPLGPFLAKNFASTISPWIVTLDALEPFRTKGPKQEPMPLPYLQQKGKHSFDINLEVAIAPENANPTIISRSNFKYMYWTMSQQLAHHTSNGCRVNSGDMMGSGTISGPTEDSFGSMLELTWGGKNPIKLNDGTERKFINDGDTVIIKGYSQNGQVRIGFGECSSKLLPPFVRP; from the coding sequence ATGCCAATAACAGCCAACGACACTAGTAGAAAATCATGGTTAGATGTACTGCCAGACAGTGATTTCCCTATTCAAAATATTCCTTTTGGTGTTTTTCTTACCAAAGAAAATATCGTTACAGTAGGTACTCGAATTGGTGATTTTGCTATCGATTTGGGTGCTTTACAGCAGTTAAATTATTTTGAAGGCATCGAATTGACAGATGATATGTTCATGCAAGATACTTTGAATGACTTTATATCCGATGGTCAAAAAACTTGGCGATTAGTTCGAAATCGCATCTCCGATATTTTTGAAGAAAGCAATACAACCTTAAGAGACAATCCCAAACATAGAGATATTATAATCTTTAATATGGAAGATGTAGAAATGCAACTCCCAGTATTAATTGGTGATTATACTGATTTTTATTCTAGTAAAGAACATGCCACCAATGTAGGCAAAATGTTTCGTGACCCAGAAAATGCTTTATTACCCAACTGGCTATATATACCGGTAGGTTATCATGGCCGTAGCTCAACTATTATTCCATCCGGAATTCCAATACACAGACCAATGGGACAAACGTTGCCTAATGGAGAAACCAGTCCTGTTTTTGGACCTTCCCGTTTGGTAGATTTTGAATTGGAAACTGCTTTTATTACTACCGATGTTAATGTAATGGGTGAGAATGTTCCTGTAGGTGAAACAGAAGATTATATTTTTGGAATGGTTTTATTGAATGATTGGAGCGCTCGTGATATCCAGAAATGGGAATATGTACCACTGGGACCATTCTTAGCCAAAAATTTTGCTTCGACCATTTCTCCTTGGATTGTAACTTTGGATGCTTTAGAACCTTTTAGAACCAAAGGCCCTAAACAAGAACCAATGCCTCTTCCTTACTTACAACAAAAAGGAAAACATTCATTCGATATCAATCTTGAAGTAGCTATTGCTCCTGAAAATGCGAATCCAACTATCATTTCTAGATCCAATTTCAAATACATGTATTGGACAATGAGTCAGCAACTGGCCCACCACACCTCAAACGGTTGTCGTGTAAACTCTGGTGATATGATGGGTTCGGGAACAATTTCCGGTCCTACAGAAGACAGTTTTGGATCGATGCTGGAACTGACCTGGGGTGGAAAAAACCCAATAAAATTGAATGACGGAACCGAACGAAAATTTATCAATGATGGTGACACCGTAATCATTAAAGGATATAGCCAGAACGGACAAGTTCGTATTGGTTTTGGAGAATGCTCCAGTAAATTACTACCTCCTTTTGTAAGACCGTAA
- a CDS encoding VOC family protein has protein sequence MKTSHIYPGAYTLNAYITIKGCSDAIEFYKKAFDATEKGRLLMPDGKIGHAEIDIEGSLLMMADENIDWGNKSPLTIGGNPMSFGLYVKDADAVFQKALDAGATLVMAIEDMFYGDRVGQVMDPFGYKWMITTHKEDMSFEEMQKRFDSMMSAQ, from the coding sequence ATGAAAACATCACACATTTACCCTGGAGCATATACCTTGAATGCCTACATAACAATCAAAGGATGTAGCGACGCTATTGAGTTTTACAAAAAAGCATTTGACGCAACAGAAAAAGGCCGATTATTGATGCCAGACGGTAAAATTGGTCACGCAGAAATAGATATTGAAGGCTCTTTACTGATGATGGCCGACGAGAATATCGATTGGGGAAATAAAAGTCCTTTGACCATTGGTGGAAACCCAATGTCTTTTGGATTGTATGTAAAAGATGCCGATGCCGTATTTCAAAAAGCACTTGATGCAGGTGCAACTCTGGTGATGGCTATTGAAGATATGTTTTATGGAGATCGAGTAGGGCAGGTAATGGATCCTTTTGGCTATAAATGGATGATCACAACGCACAAAGAAGACATGAGTTTTGAAGAAATGCAAAAGCGATTTGACAGCATGATGTCTGCACAATAA
- the lpxA gene encoding acyl-ACP--UDP-N-acetylglucosamine O-acyltransferase, protein MKNIIIGKEANIGKNVHIGNFTIIENDVIIGDNTWIGNNVSILDGTKIGKNCQIHSGAVLAGIPQDLKYKGESTSLEIGNNNIIREFVTINKGTASKQKTSIGDNNLLMSNAHIGHDCIIGNNCIVGFSVGMAGEVIVGDWANISGLTAIHQFSVIGEQCMISGISRIVKDVPPYVMAAREPLRYVGLNTVGLKRRGFESEKINELKEIYRIIFQEKRNTTLALEFIEKHFKQTIERDKIIHFITQSTRGIIKGNEK, encoded by the coding sequence GTGAAAAATATAATAATTGGGAAAGAAGCTAATATTGGAAAAAATGTACATATTGGCAATTTTACTATAATAGAGAATGATGTGATTATTGGTGATAATACTTGGATTGGTAATAATGTCAGTATTCTTGATGGAACTAAGATTGGGAAAAATTGTCAAATCCATTCAGGTGCTGTACTGGCAGGAATTCCACAGGATTTAAAGTATAAAGGGGAATCTACTTCATTAGAGATTGGTAATAACAACATTATACGAGAGTTTGTAACCATAAATAAAGGAACAGCATCAAAGCAAAAAACGAGTATTGGAGACAATAATTTATTGATGTCGAATGCTCATATTGGGCATGATTGTATAATAGGTAATAACTGTATTGTAGGATTTAGTGTTGGAATGGCAGGAGAAGTAATTGTAGGTGATTGGGCTAATATTAGCGGATTAACTGCAATACATCAATTTTCGGTTATTGGAGAACAATGTATGATAAGCGGTATTAGCCGAATTGTAAAAGATGTCCCGCCTTATGTAATGGCTGCTCGAGAACCTTTGAGATATGTAGGTTTAAATACTGTAGGTTTAAAAAGAAGAGGATTTGAATCTGAGAAAATAAATGAGCTAAAAGAAATTTACCGTATTATTTTTCAAGAAAAAAGAAATACCACATTGGCTCTGGAGTTCATCGAAAAGCATTTTAAACAAACAATCGAGCGTGATAAAATTATACATTTCATCACACAATCAACAAGAGGAATTATAAAAGGGAATGAAAAATAG
- a CDS encoding argininosuccinate synthase, translating into MGSKKVVLAYSGGLDTSYCLKYLKNEKGYEVHTVLINTGGFDEAELKAIEDRAYELGSAKHANLTIVEKYYDKAIKYLIYGNVLKNNTYPLSVSAERVFQAIEAIKYAKSVGAEAIAHGSTGAGNDQIRFDLIFQTIAPEIEIITPIRDLKLSRQEEVDYLSKNGVHYSWEKAQYSINKGLWGTSVGGKETLTSNQALPGEAYPSQLQKTGEEKVTLQFGKGQLVGINDVLDTPTKNIVALEKLANAYAIGRDIHVGDTIIGIKGRVGFEAAAPLIIIKAHHLLEKHTLGKWQQYWKEQLGNWYGMLFHEGQFLDPVMRNIEAFLEDTQATVNGTVIVSLKPYHFTLDGIESENDLMNTGFGQYGEMNNAWTSDDAKGFIKILGNAQNIFSSVNKLTHD; encoded by the coding sequence ATGGGAAGTAAAAAAGTAGTATTAGCATATAGTGGAGGATTAGACACATCTTACTGTCTTAAATATTTGAAAAATGAAAAAGGGTATGAAGTGCATACCGTATTAATCAATACTGGCGGTTTTGATGAAGCCGAATTAAAAGCTATCGAAGACAGAGCCTATGAGCTAGGAAGCGCCAAACACGCCAACCTGACTATCGTTGAAAAATATTATGACAAAGCAATCAAATATTTGATTTACGGAAATGTGTTAAAAAACAACACCTATCCACTATCTGTAAGTGCTGAGCGTGTTTTTCAAGCGATTGAAGCCATAAAATATGCCAAATCTGTTGGTGCCGAAGCAATTGCTCACGGAAGTACCGGTGCCGGAAATGACCAAATTCGTTTTGATTTAATTTTCCAAACCATCGCTCCCGAAATTGAAATCATCACACCTATCAGAGACTTAAAACTTTCAAGACAGGAAGAAGTGGATTATTTGTCTAAAAATGGCGTTCACTATTCTTGGGAAAAAGCACAATACTCCATCAACAAAGGGCTTTGGGGAACTAGCGTAGGCGGAAAAGAAACTTTGACATCCAACCAAGCTTTGCCAGGCGAAGCCTACCCATCTCAATTGCAAAAAACAGGTGAAGAAAAAGTAACGCTCCAATTCGGAAAAGGACAATTAGTGGGCATCAACGATGTTCTTGATACTCCAACCAAAAATATCGTTGCTTTGGAAAAATTAGCCAACGCCTATGCGATTGGTAGAGACATTCACGTGGGTGACACCATTATCGGAATCAAAGGAAGAGTTGGTTTTGAAGCCGCTGCACCGCTAATCATCATTAAAGCGCATCATTTATTAGAGAAACACACCCTTGGAAAATGGCAACAATACTGGAAAGAACAACTAGGAAACTGGTACGGAATGTTATTTCACGAAGGTCAATTTCTGGATCCTGTAATGCGCAACATCGAGGCTTTCCTTGAAGATACTCAAGCTACTGTAAACGGAACTGTGATTGTTTCGCTTAAACCGTATCACTTCACGCTGGACGGAATCGAGTCCGAAAACGACTTGATGAATACCGGTTTTGGTCAATACGGCGAAATGAACAACGCTTGGACGTCTGACGATGCCAAAGGATTTATCAAAATTCTGGGGAATGCACAAAACATATTCTCATCGGTAAACAAATTGACACACGATTAA
- a CDS encoding GNAT family N-acetyltransferase — MNISIVVTQEEHYKYAQEICDTIESSALLRGTGIAKRTPEYIQKKMEKGDAVIALNNGIFAGFCYIESWQHGQFVAHSGLIVHPDYRNLGLAKKIKSFVFDYSLQKYPDAKVFGITTGLAVMKINSDLGYKPVPFSELTNDPSFWKGCQTCTNYDILKSKEHKMCLCTGMLFDPKEKPKDPPKHPFNVRVLNRLIAIKKSLFLKK; from the coding sequence ATGAATATTTCTATTGTAGTAACTCAGGAAGAACATTATAAGTATGCGCAGGAAATATGCGATACGATAGAATCATCTGCCCTGTTAAGAGGTACTGGAATTGCCAAAAGAACCCCAGAATACATCCAAAAGAAGATGGAAAAAGGTGATGCAGTTATTGCGCTTAATAACGGAATCTTTGCTGGTTTTTGTTATATCGAAAGTTGGCAACACGGTCAGTTTGTGGCCCACTCTGGTTTAATCGTACATCCGGATTACAGAAATTTAGGATTGGCCAAAAAAATAAAATCATTTGTATTCGACTATTCGTTGCAAAAATATCCGGACGCCAAAGTATTCGGAATTACAACAGGATTGGCGGTGATGAAAATCAATTCGGATTTGGGATACAAACCAGTTCCTTTTTCGGAACTGACCAACGACCCAAGTTTCTGGAAAGGCTGTCAAACCTGTACCAATTATGACATATTAAAAAGCAAGGAACACAAGATGTGTTTGTGTACCGGAATGCTTTTTGACCCAAAAGAAAAGCCGAAAGATCCTCCCAAACATCCTTTTAATGTGAGAGTTCTCAATAGATTAATAGCCATTAAAAAATCTTTATTTTTAAAAAAATAA
- a CDS encoding Crp/Fnr family transcriptional regulator produces MTELIAFINNFQELDLETEQAVKKYFIKEVYKKNEFIIEAGKICSKVCFIKSGLVRRFYYDDGDDVTKWIYSNNQFITSLSSFFEQKPSFEFFQACEETIVYTLSYADEQILLEYPLFSKFHIKQLRLYLSRINEFHHLYKLMNAQEKYLYLLTSFPQIIEKAKLKNIASLIGVSQETLSRIRASIN; encoded by the coding sequence ATGACCGAACTAATTGCATTTATAAATAATTTTCAAGAACTTGATTTAGAAACGGAACAAGCTGTCAAAAAATACTTTATTAAAGAAGTGTATAAAAAAAATGAATTTATTATTGAAGCCGGAAAGATATGTTCAAAAGTATGCTTCATTAAATCGGGATTAGTGCGCAGATTCTATTATGATGATGGTGATGATGTAACAAAATGGATATATTCCAATAATCAGTTTATTACCTCATTAAGTAGTTTTTTTGAACAAAAACCATCTTTCGAATTCTTTCAGGCATGTGAAGAAACCATAGTATATACCTTATCATATGCTGATGAACAAATTTTATTAGAGTATCCGTTGTTTTCTAAATTTCATATAAAACAACTTCGCCTTTACCTTTCCAGAATCAATGAGTTTCATCATTTGTATAAATTAATGAATGCTCAGGAAAAGTATTTGTATTTACTGACTTCATTTCCGCAGATTATAGAAAAAGCAAAATTAAAAAATATTGCGTCACTCATTGGCGTAAGCCAAGAAACTTTAAGCAGAATAAGAGCTTCAATTAATTGA
- a CDS encoding GNAT family N-acetyltransferase, producing MIKIVAATANDYNTIQSIAYQTWPIAYGEILSKAQLDFMLEAFYNEEALKDSVTNKGHYFVLAKEGEEILGFASYEHHYNQKQQTKIHKIYILPQTQGKGIGKKLIDFVESVAKENDSTALSLNVNRFNKALHFYQKLGFEIVEEVNIELDHGYLMEDYVMEKPIASPIRSGQ from the coding sequence ATGATAAAGATAGTAGCAGCTACGGCAAACGATTATAATACAATTCAAAGTATTGCATATCAAACTTGGCCTATTGCTTATGGCGAAATCCTTTCGAAAGCGCAATTGGATTTTATGTTGGAAGCTTTTTATAATGAAGAAGCGCTAAAGGACAGTGTTACCAATAAGGGACATTATTTTGTATTGGCCAAAGAAGGAGAGGAGATTTTAGGTTTTGCTTCCTATGAGCATCATTACAACCAAAAACAACAAACCAAAATTCATAAAATTTATATTTTACCACAAACACAAGGAAAAGGAATTGGAAAGAAATTAATTGATTTTGTCGAAAGTGTAGCCAAAGAGAACGATTCGACCGCACTTTCGCTAAACGTAAACCGATTCAATAAAGCATTACATTTTTATCAAAAATTAGGATTCGAAATCGTGGAAGAAGTTAATATTGAATTGGATCACGGTTACCTTATGGAAGATTATGTTATGGAGAAACCGATTGCTTCTCCTATTCGCTCAGGTCAATAA
- a CDS encoding aspartate aminotransferase family protein — MNLFDVYPLYNITPVKALDCTITDENGVEYLDLYSGHGVISIGHTQPDYVAKLKNQLDNIGFYSNAIQNPLQVELAEKLGKLSGCEEYSLFLCSSGAEANENALKLASFHNGKSRVIAFDNSFHGRTSAAVAVTDNKKIVAPINAQQIVTFLPLNNLDLVEAELKKGDVCAVIIEGIQGVGGLDEGTTEFFQGLEKLCNQYAVVLILDEVQSGYGRSGKFFAFQHHNIKPDIICLAKGMGNGFPIGGILIAPKFTASHGLLGTTFGGSHLACAAGIAVLDVIENQKLIDNVNDVYGYFLEAIKQVPEIVKVKGKGLMLGVEFDFEVGPLRKKLIVEKLIFTGSANNKNLLRILPPLTVKKEAIDTFIVALKESLAELKA, encoded by the coding sequence ATGAACTTATTTGACGTTTACCCTTTATACAACATCACTCCTGTAAAAGCTTTAGATTGCACAATTACAGATGAAAATGGTGTAGAATATTTAGATTTATACAGTGGTCACGGAGTAATCTCCATAGGCCACACACAACCGGATTATGTAGCCAAATTAAAAAATCAATTGGATAATATCGGGTTTTATTCAAATGCGATTCAGAATCCATTGCAAGTGGAATTGGCCGAAAAACTTGGCAAACTTTCGGGATGCGAAGAGTACAGTTTATTCTTGTGCAGTTCTGGAGCAGAAGCCAATGAAAACGCACTAAAACTCGCTTCTTTCCACAACGGAAAATCAAGAGTGATTGCGTTCGACAACTCTTTCCACGGAAGAACATCAGCAGCGGTTGCAGTAACCGACAACAAAAAAATTGTGGCTCCAATCAATGCACAACAAATTGTTACTTTCTTGCCTTTAAACAATCTCGATTTGGTCGAAGCTGAATTGAAAAAAGGCGATGTTTGTGCTGTGATTATCGAAGGAATTCAAGGTGTTGGTGGACTGGACGAAGGAACAACCGAATTTTTCCAAGGATTAGAGAAATTGTGTAATCAGTACGCAGTAGTTTTGATTTTGGACGAAGTACAGTCTGGATACGGAAGAAGTGGAAAATTCTTTGCTTTTCAACACCACAACATCAAACCGGATATTATTTGCCTTGCCAAAGGAATGGGGAACGGTTTCCCTATTGGCGGAATCCTGATTGCACCAAAATTCACTGCTAGCCATGGATTACTTGGAACTACCTTTGGAGGAAGCCATCTTGCTTGTGCCGCCGGTATTGCCGTTTTGGACGTAATTGAAAATCAAAAACTAATAGACAACGTAAATGACGTTTACGGGTATTTCTTGGAGGCCATCAAACAAGTTCCTGAAATTGTCAAAGTAAAAGGAAAAGGATTGATGTTGGGAGTAGAATTTGATTTTGAAGTGGGTCCTTTACGTAAAAAACTGATTGTCGAAAAACTGATTTTCACAGGAAGTGCCAACAATAAAAATCTATTGAGAATCCTTCCTCCTTTGACAGTCAAAAAAGAAGCTATTGATACATTTATAGTCGCCTTAAAAGAAAGCTTAGCAGAATTGAAAGCGTAG
- the glyA gene encoding serine hydroxymethyltransferase, translating to MQRDEQIFDLILEEQDRQIHGLELIASENFVSDEVMEAAGSVLTNKYAEGYPGKRYYGGCEVVDVVEQIAIDRAKALFGAEYANVQPHSGSQANTAVFFACLKPGDKILGFDLSHGGHLTHGSPVNFSGRLYSPVFYGVDQETGRLNYDKIQEIATKEQPKLIIAGASAYSRDMDFERFRVIADSVGAILMADISHPAGLIAKGLMNDPIPHCHIVTTTTHKTLRGPRGGLIMMGKDFENPWGLTTPKGEIRMMSSLLDLAVFPGNQGGPLMHIIAAKAVAFGEALQDEFFTYARQLQKNANAMADAFVKRGYNIISGGTDNHMMLIDLRNKGISGKDAENALVKAEITVNKNMVPFDDKSPFVTSGIRVGTPAITTRGLVEEDMETIVAMIDKVLMNHTNEDIIEEVANEVNEMMSERAIFVF from the coding sequence ATGCAACGCGACGAACAAATTTTTGACCTCATTCTTGAAGAACAAGACAGACAAATACACGGACTAGAACTTATAGCTTCTGAAAACTTCGTAAGTGACGAAGTAATGGAAGCTGCTGGATCTGTTTTAACGAATAAATATGCCGAAGGATATCCTGGCAAAAGATACTACGGAGGTTGCGAAGTAGTGGATGTTGTTGAACAAATTGCTATCGACAGAGCCAAAGCATTATTTGGAGCTGAGTACGCAAACGTACAACCGCACTCGGGTTCACAGGCCAATACAGCGGTATTTTTTGCTTGCTTGAAACCAGGTGATAAAATATTAGGTTTCGATTTATCTCACGGAGGACACTTAACTCACGGTTCACCAGTAAATTTTTCTGGACGTTTGTACAGTCCTGTTTTCTATGGTGTAGATCAAGAAACTGGTCGTTTGAACTACGATAAAATTCAAGAAATTGCTACTAAAGAACAACCAAAATTAATCATCGCAGGAGCTTCGGCTTATTCTCGTGATATGGATTTTGAACGTTTTAGAGTAATTGCAGATAGTGTAGGAGCTATTTTGATGGCTGATATTTCACATCCTGCTGGGCTTATTGCCAAAGGTTTAATGAATGACCCAATTCCTCATTGTCATATCGTAACGACTACAACTCACAAAACATTGCGTGGACCACGTGGAGGTTTGATTATGATGGGTAAAGATTTTGAAAATCCTTGGGGGTTAACTACACCAAAAGGAGAAATTAGAATGATGTCATCTTTATTGGATCTTGCGGTTTTTCCAGGAAATCAAGGCGGACCATTGATGCACATTATTGCTGCCAAAGCGGTTGCTTTTGGTGAAGCATTGCAAGATGAGTTCTTTACTTATGCTAGACAATTGCAAAAAAATGCCAACGCAATGGCTGATGCTTTTGTGAAAAGAGGATACAATATTATCTCTGGAGGAACTGACAATCACATGATGTTGATTGACCTTAGAAACAAAGGAATTTCAGGAAAAGATGCTGAAAATGCATTAGTAAAAGCTGAAATTACCGTAAATAAAAATATGGTTCCATTTGATGATAAATCACCATTTGTAACTTCAGGTATTCGTGTTGGAACACCGGCAATCACCACTCGTGGTCTTGTTGAAGAAGATATGGAAACGATTGTTGCCATGATTGATAAGGTTTTAATGAACCATACCAATGAAGATATCATCGAAGAAGTAGCCAATGAAGTAAACGAAATGATGAGCGAAAGAGCAATCTTTGTGTTCTAA
- a CDS encoding tRNA-(ms[2]io[6]A)-hydroxylase, which yields MSVLRLKLPTDPRWVNIVEKNIEEILTDHAWCEQKAATNAITIITNNSEHQDLVKDLLALAKEEIDHFEQVHNIIIKRGLKLGRERKDDYVNELYLYMKKSGDGSRVSGLVERLLFSAMIEARSCERFKVLSENFKDEELAKFYRDLMESEAGHYTTFITYARKYGVGIDVEKRWREWLEFEESIIANYGKSETIHG from the coding sequence ATGTCAGTACTAAGATTAAAATTGCCAACCGATCCCAGATGGGTAAATATTGTAGAAAAAAACATCGAAGAGATTCTTACGGATCATGCTTGGTGCGAACAAAAAGCGGCTACAAATGCTATTACCATTATCACCAATAATTCAGAACACCAAGATTTGGTGAAGGATTTATTGGCCTTGGCCAAAGAAGAAATCGATCATTTTGAACAAGTGCACAATATTATTATCAAACGTGGTTTGAAATTGGGCCGCGAGCGCAAAGACGATTATGTAAACGAATTGTATTTGTACATGAAAAAAAGCGGAGATGGAAGCCGTGTTTCAGGATTGGTGGAACGTTTATTGTTTTCGGCCATGATTGAAGCCAGAAGCTGCGAGCGTTTCAAAGTACTTTCAGAGAATTTTAAAGATGAAGAGTTAGCCAAATTTTATCGTGATTTAATGGAAAGCGAAGCAGGTCATTATACTACTTTTATAACTTACGCCCGAAAATATGGGGTTGGAATCGATGTCGAAAAACGTTGGAGAGAATGGCTGGAATTTGAAGAATCCATTATTGCCAATTATGGCAAAAGTGAGACGATTCACGGGTAG